From a region of the Helicobacter hepaticus ATCC 51449 genome:
- a CDS encoding 30S ribosomal protein S1, giving the protein MLVNLEHDDFITEEEDFAALFEASEKKADAGAIQIGEIVAITDEYAMVALANEKSEAMLRLGEIQDDNGNLLFNINDKIEVFVTPGRGGRPNASYKKALKSKRIVEKIAQIADNYQDKIIEAKVIKKNKGGFILEYDGIDVFMPRRDSAIREDDKAIGKIYKVAIVNINKESNSIIVSRKRFFEIDDKNRQNVSAKLLENDGVQKGIVKKIAPFGVFVDVYGVEGLVHYTELSHKGPINPAKNFKEGDEVVVKVLGYDEKKRRLSLSMKALGDDPWKEIEKELEVGYSIKVSVSNIEPYGAFVDLGNDIEGFLHISEISWDKNIKHPSSYLNVGQEIDVEIIEIDTDNKRLRVSLKKLLDKPFVYFAKTHQVGEIIKGKIATLTDFGAFVNLGGVDGLLHNEDAYWDKKSKCKDGFKVGDEIEVKIIKIDKEHERVSLSKKLLEHSPAREFGKTHKVDDVARGSIIDIKDFGIFIKIDEMEALIRNEDIQPLKKEDLKAGEEIECVITHIDEENNKVRASIKRLERQKEKETLKAFNSEEKMTLGDKLKNRL; this is encoded by the coding sequence ATGTTGGTTAATTTGGAGCATGATGATTTCATTACCGAAGAAGAGGATTTTGCAGCGTTATTTGAGGCAAGCGAAAAGAAAGCGGATGCTGGAGCAATACAAATTGGTGAGATAGTTGCTATAACTGATGAATATGCAATGGTAGCACTTGCTAATGAGAAATCAGAAGCAATGTTACGACTTGGTGAGATTCAAGATGATAATGGCAATTTACTTTTTAACATAAATGATAAAATTGAAGTATTTGTAACACCCGGAAGAGGTGGGAGACCAAATGCATCGTATAAAAAGGCTCTGAAATCAAAAAGAATTGTTGAAAAAATCGCACAAATAGCAGATAACTATCAAGATAAAATTATTGAAGCAAAGGTAATTAAGAAAAATAAAGGCGGTTTTATTTTAGAGTATGATGGAATTGATGTGTTTATGCCACGCCGGGATTCTGCAATACGTGAAGATGATAAAGCAATAGGTAAAATTTACAAGGTTGCTATTGTTAATATTAATAAAGAGAGTAATTCTATTATTGTATCGCGTAAAAGGTTTTTTGAGATTGATGATAAAAATCGTCAAAATGTAAGTGCCAAATTGCTTGAAAATGATGGTGTGCAAAAGGGCATTGTAAAAAAAATTGCTCCTTTTGGTGTTTTTGTTGATGTATATGGAGTAGAAGGGCTTGTTCATTATACAGAGCTTAGTCATAAAGGACCTATTAATCCAGCTAAAAATTTTAAAGAAGGCGATGAGGTTGTTGTTAAGGTGCTTGGATATGATGAGAAAAAACGTCGTCTTTCACTTTCAATGAAGGCACTTGGCGATGATCCTTGGAAAGAAATTGAAAAAGAGCTTGAGGTGGGTTATTCCATTAAAGTAAGCGTGAGTAATATTGAGCCCTATGGAGCATTTGTGGATTTAGGCAATGATATTGAGGGCTTTTTGCATATTTCAGAAATTTCGTGGGATAAAAATATCAAGCACCCCTCAAGTTATTTAAACGTAGGACAAGAAATTGATGTAGAAATTATTGAAATTGATACGGATAATAAAAGATTGCGCGTTTCGCTTAAAAAACTCCTTGATAAGCCTTTTGTGTATTTTGCAAAAACGCATCAGGTGGGAGAAATTATTAAGGGCAAGATAGCAACTTTAACTGATTTTGGAGCATTTGTGAATCTTGGTGGCGTTGATGGACTACTCCATAATGAAGATGCTTATTGGGATAAGAAATCTAAATGTAAAGATGGATTTAAAGTGGGCGATGAGATTGAAGTTAAAATTATTAAAATTGACAAAGAGCACGAGAGAGTTTCTCTCTCTAAAAAGCTTCTTGAGCATTCTCCTGCAAGAGAATTTGGAAAAACGCATAAAGTTGATGATGTGGCACGTGGCTCTATAATTGATATAAAAGATTTTGGTATTTTTATCAAAATTGATGAAATGGAGGCACTTATTCGCAATGAAGATATTCAGCCGCTGAAGAAAGAAGATCTTAAAGCGGGGGAAGAGATTGAATGTGTGATTACTCATATTGATGAAGAAAATAATAAAGTGAGGGCTTCTATTAAAAGACTAGAGCGACAAAAGGAAAAAGAAACGCTCAAAGCCTTTAATTCAGAAGAGAAAATGACACTTGGTGATAAACTTAAAAATCGCTTATAG
- a CDS encoding 4-hydroxy-3-methylbut-2-enyl diphosphate reductase, with protein sequence MKVKFAKKYGFCFGVKRAIRIAERNQHATTFGPLIHNSREIERLQKDFDVSLSRSLEEAQKFKSVIVRTHGITKDDLQVLKEHHTHIIDATCPFVTKPQQIVEKMSQEGYQIIIFGDNSHPEVKGVASYGDDVAIIANIDELKHLTLKKKVALVSQTTKQPEHFGKIAALLVSLVNECRIFNTICSATFENQFAVDELSREADIMVIVGGKNSSNTKQLFKIAKEYCTDSYLIEDENEIDNTWFVGKELCGITAGASTPDWIISRVQEKIEQI encoded by the coding sequence ATGAAAGTTAAGTTTGCAAAAAAGTATGGGTTTTGTTTTGGTGTAAAAAGAGCTATTCGTATTGCTGAACGCAATCAGCACGCAACAACTTTTGGTCCCTTAATACATAATAGCCGCGAAATTGAACGTCTTCAAAAAGACTTTGATGTGAGTTTAAGTAGAAGCTTAGAAGAGGCACAGAAGTTTAAAAGTGTTATAGTGCGCACACACGGCATTACAAAAGATGATTTACAAGTGCTTAAAGAGCATCATACACATATTATTGATGCAACTTGTCCTTTTGTAACAAAACCACAACAAATTGTTGAAAAAATGTCTCAAGAAGGTTATCAGATTATTATTTTCGGGGATAATAGCCATCCTGAAGTTAAGGGTGTAGCAAGTTATGGTGATGATGTGGCTATTATTGCAAATATAGATGAACTTAAGCATCTTACACTTAAGAAAAAGGTAGCACTTGTTTCTCAAACGACTAAACAACCGGAGCACTTTGGCAAGATTGCAGCGTTGTTAGTTTCGCTTGTTAATGAGTGTCGTATATTTAATACGATTTGCAGTGCTACATTTGAGAATCAATTTGCTGTTGATGAATTAAGCCGTGAAGCGGATATTATGGTTATTGTTGGAGGAAAAAATTCTTCTAACACAAAGCAACTTTTTAAAATTGCCAAAGAATATTGCACAGATAGCTATTTGATAGAAGATGAAAATGAGATAGATAATACTTGGTTTGTAGGAAAAGAACTTTGTGGCATTACTGCTGGAGCCTCTACACCTGATTGGATTATTTCACGTGTGCAGGAAAAAATAGAACAAATTTGA
- the aroA gene encoding 3-phosphoshikimate 1-carboxyvinyltransferase, with protein MRITKIAPAQSFEREFDGIATDKSISHRAAIFALLSSAPCEVEGYLMGEDTLHTLHIARELGLGIEQKGSVLRLIPPRNGICEPHKVLDCGNAGTGMRLFAGLLSGVKGHFVLTGDEYLNARPMKRITEPLSAIGACINGRENNAYAPLSIVGAQLQTFDYKSTIASAQVKSAMILAGLQTAGQSRFYEPLLSRNHTENMLRGMGVHIQERECEDGGYEVVFEGLKETNKQLEAFKFQVPADPSSAFYFAVAACVLGAKVKLKNVLLNKTRIEAFKILESMGAKVAYHHLSSLYEEVGDIEVQGGSLKAVRVDSRIAWLIDEIPALSICFALAKGKSEVYNAKELRVKESDRIRATITNLRVMGIRCEEFDDGFSVYGGELKRARVSSFGDHRIAMSFAIAQLACGGEIEDSECIDVSFPHFLTLLSQITAVENANES; from the coding sequence ATGCGCATCACAAAAATTGCCCCAGCACAAAGCTTTGAGCGTGAATTTGATGGTATTGCCACAGATAAATCAATTTCACATCGTGCAGCTATATTTGCGCTTTTATCTTCTGCACCTTGTGAAGTGGAAGGTTATCTTATGGGTGAAGATACGCTTCATACTCTTCATATCGCGCGCGAACTTGGATTGGGAATAGAGCAAAAAGGTAGTGTATTACGTCTTATTCCGCCGCGTAATGGTATATGTGAGCCACATAAGGTTCTTGATTGTGGAAATGCAGGAACTGGAATGCGTTTATTTGCTGGGTTGCTTAGTGGTGTTAAAGGACATTTTGTCCTTACGGGCGATGAATATCTTAATGCCCGCCCTATGAAGCGCATTACTGAGCCCTTAAGTGCTATTGGTGCGTGTATCAACGGAAGAGAAAATAATGCTTATGCACCCTTAAGCATTGTGGGAGCGCAACTTCAGACTTTTGATTATAAAAGTACTATTGCATCTGCGCAGGTAAAAAGTGCAATGATTCTTGCAGGTTTGCAGACAGCTGGACAATCGAGATTTTATGAACCACTTTTAAGTCGCAATCATACTGAAAATATGTTACGTGGTATGGGGGTGCATATACAAGAAAGAGAATGCGAAGATGGTGGATATGAGGTAGTATTTGAAGGTTTAAAAGAAACAAATAAACAATTAGAAGCTTTTAAGTTTCAAGTGCCAGCTGACCCTTCAAGTGCATTTTATTTTGCAGTGGCAGCTTGTGTGCTTGGTGCAAAAGTGAAACTAAAAAATGTATTACTTAATAAAACACGTATTGAAGCTTTTAAAATATTAGAATCTATGGGAGCAAAAGTAGCTTATCATCATCTTTCTTCACTTTATGAGGAAGTAGGTGATATTGAGGTGCAAGGTGGAAGTTTAAAGGCTGTGAGGGTAGATTCTCGTATTGCGTGGCTCATTGATGAGATTCCAGCATTAAGTATATGCTTTGCTTTAGCAAAAGGAAAGAGCGAAGTGTATAATGCCAAAGAGTTACGTGTAAAAGAAAGTGATAGGATTCGCGCTACTATTACGAATTTGCGAGTTATGGGTATTAGATGTGAAGAGTTTGATGATGGCTTTAGTGTGTATGGAGGGGAGCTAAAAAGGGCGAGAGTGAGTTCTTTTGGTGATCATCGTATTGCTATGAGTTTTGCTATTGCCCAGCTTGCTTGTGGAGGTGAGATTGAAGATAGTGAATGTATTGATGTTTCTTTTCCACACTTTTTGACTCTTTTATCACAAATTACAGCTGTGGAGAATGCAAATGAAAGTTAA
- a CDS encoding sensor histidine kinase encodes MESQNSLINPEILEHLSSDDKSILLESLATLIQSTYGTEYEFKKLQNDFNSLKALYEWVLELIPQAIWVIESDGSVFYQNVEASKLNDILESLTHLGEGEHEVEHQGQFYLLQSSIKDGKQVMSATNITNQKRQERLASMGQVSAHLAHEIRNPIGSISLLTSSLLKRCDAQLKPLVFEIKKALWRVERLINATLLFTKGVNPNRQLYRIIDFEDALYESVSYYTYSKNIDFSFDLGADKQTQIFVDFDLISIVLQNFLSNAIDAIEEGECEEGLVSVRFIDEEEFWCFSFRDNGRQIQDKNILYEPFKTTKLKGNGLGLALCQQIIAAHNGVIYLDDTCESKTFFVKLAKN; translated from the coding sequence ATGGAAAGTCAAAATAGCCTTATTAATCCGGAGATTCTTGAGCATTTAAGCAGTGATGATAAAAGTATTTTGCTTGAATCTCTCGCCACTTTGATACAAAGCACCTATGGCACAGAGTATGAATTTAAAAAATTACAAAATGATTTTAATAGCCTTAAAGCCTTGTATGAATGGGTTCTTGAGCTGATACCACAAGCTATTTGGGTGATAGAATCTGATGGCAGTGTATTTTATCAAAATGTAGAAGCAAGCAAGCTTAATGATATATTAGAAAGTCTTACCCATCTTGGTGAGGGGGAGCACGAAGTGGAACATCAAGGGCAATTTTATCTTTTGCAATCAAGCATAAAAGATGGCAAACAAGTGATGAGTGCAACAAATATTACTAATCAAAAGCGGCAAGAACGTTTGGCTTCTATGGGACAGGTTTCTGCTCATTTAGCTCACGAGATTCGTAATCCTATAGGTTCTATATCGCTCCTTACTTCTAGTCTTCTCAAACGTTGCGATGCACAACTTAAACCACTTGTATTTGAAATAAAAAAAGCTTTGTGGCGTGTAGAACGGCTTATCAATGCTACTTTACTTTTTACAAAAGGTGTCAATCCAAATCGTCAATTGTATCGCATTATAGATTTTGAAGATGCTCTTTATGAGAGTGTGAGTTATTACACATATTCCAAAAATATTGATTTTAGTTTTGATTTGGGTGCAGACAAACAAACGCAAATTTTCGTAGACTTTGATTTAATCAGTATAGTGCTACAAAATTTTCTCTCTAATGCTATTGACGCAATTGAAGAGGGTGAATGTGAAGAAGGGCTTGTGAGTGTGAGATTTATTGATGAAGAAGAGTTTTGGTGCTTTAGTTTTAGAGATAATGGGCGACAAATACAAGACAAAAATATTCTTTATGAACCCTTTAAGACGACAAAACTAAAGGGCAATGGGTTAGGATTAGCATTATGCCAACAGATCATTGCAGCGCATAATGGTGTGATTTATCTTGATGATACTTGTGAGAGTAAAACCTTTTTTGTAAAACTTGCCAAAAACTAA
- a CDS encoding rod-binding protein translates to MKLDTTMAMTNYHTAQFEQNSKIKKIQLDKNTEDAQLKEQTDNFEALLLKIMLQDAIKNDDTLYPKQAGSDIYHSMYIDQLSQELSGNFGYSELLFNFLKEQQSATKINVSKNLAQRGQQSFYGKSK, encoded by the coding sequence ATGAAACTTGATACCACTATGGCAATGACAAATTATCATACAGCGCAATTTGAGCAAAATAGCAAAATAAAGAAAATACAACTTGATAAAAATACAGAAGATGCACAGCTTAAGGAGCAAACAGATAATTTTGAAGCTTTGCTTCTTAAAATTATGCTCCAAGATGCAATCAAAAATGATGATACGCTCTATCCTAAACAAGCAGGAAGTGATATTTATCACTCTATGTATATTGACCAATTAAGCCAAGAGCTAAGCGGGAATTTTGGGTATAGCGAATTATTATTTAATTTCTTAAAAGAGCAACAAAGTGCAACTAAAATCAATGTTTCAAAGAATCTTGCACAAAGAGGACAACAAAGTTTTTATGGAAAGTCAAAATAG
- a CDS encoding flagellar basal body P-ring protein FlgI produces the protein MRRKNNNKIWIWVATLILSISALYGQKINQIAQIVGIRDNSLVGYGLVIGLNGTGDKSGSKFTMQSIANMLESVNVKLSANDIKSKNVAAVMVTASLPPFARQGDKLDILVSSIGDAKSINGGTLVMTPLTGVDGNIYALAQGNITFGESGSTLSGTIIGGASVEREIAYNLYNQENATLSLKSSDLQNAIKIQQALNDVFRDAIAVAVDARTIKLKKPENLSMVEFLALVEEVEIDYSRKERIVIDEKSGTIVAGVGITIDPVVVTHGDITIKISDEMPDDPEAIKLEDGTMMSRAQGTISSTNGTKPTVSSVVKALQRMGATPRNVISILESMKKSGALNADIEVM, from the coding sequence ATGAGAAGAAAAAATAATAATAAAATATGGATATGGGTTGCAACACTTATCCTTTCTATATCTGCACTCTATGGACAAAAGATTAATCAAATTGCTCAAATTGTTGGCATTAGGGATAATAGCTTGGTAGGGTATGGTTTAGTCATAGGACTAAATGGCACAGGGGATAAGAGCGGTTCAAAATTTACTATGCAAAGCATTGCTAATATGCTTGAAAGCGTGAATGTCAAACTCTCTGCAAATGATATTAAGTCAAAAAATGTAGCTGCGGTAATGGTTACAGCCTCTTTGCCACCTTTTGCAAGACAAGGCGATAAGCTTGATATTCTTGTTTCTTCTATCGGCGATGCTAAATCTATTAATGGCGGGACACTTGTAATGACACCACTTACAGGTGTTGATGGCAATATTTATGCTTTAGCACAGGGAAATATCACTTTTGGTGAAAGTGGAAGCACTCTCTCTGGCACAATTATAGGGGGAGCAAGTGTAGAGCGCGAGATAGCTTATAATCTTTATAATCAAGAAAATGCAACTTTAAGCTTAAAGTCTTCAGACTTGCAAAATGCAATTAAGATTCAGCAAGCCCTCAATGATGTGTTTCGTGATGCGATTGCGGTGGCAGTAGATGCACGAACAATTAAGCTTAAAAAACCTGAAAATTTGAGTATGGTGGAGTTTTTGGCTTTAGTTGAAGAAGTGGAAATTGATTATTCACGTAAAGAACGTATTGTTATTGATGAGAAATCTGGCACGATTGTAGCAGGAGTGGGGATTACTATTGACCCTGTGGTGGTAACACACGGAGATATTACGATTAAAATTTCTGATGAAATGCCTGATGATCCTGAAGCAATTAAACTTGAAGATGGCACAATGATGAGCAGAGCTCAAGGCACCATTAGTAGCACTAATGGCACAAAACCAACGGTTTCAAGTGTTGTTAAAGCATTACAAAGAATGGGCGCAACGCCACGCAATGTTATCTCAATCCTTGAAAGTATGAAGAAATCCGGCGCATTAAATGCTGATATTGAAGTAATGTAG
- a CDS encoding tetratricopeptide repeat protein, with product MRILLAFTISLSFAFGAWLADENMEHPESSDMHKRIAQYLQNCENGSAGDCYFVAHEYMKGEDDLQWYAEAAYYYQLACNGGVLKGCSNLGVLYENGLGVKQDYATSARLYSYACSYAEPDGCNNLGMLSQKGKFVVKNYANAMMLYKRACAGGSSAGCMNLGDMYAKGIGMIKNKKKALSFYGRACDIGFQEGCELYNQYTQ from the coding sequence ATGAGAATCTTGCTTGCCTTTACCATAAGCTTAAGCTTTGCTTTTGGTGCGTGGCTTGCTGATGAAAATATGGAGCACCCCGAAAGTTCAGATATGCATAAGAGAATTGCTCAATATCTTCAAAATTGTGAAAATGGCTCGGCAGGAGATTGCTATTTTGTCGCACACGAATATATGAAGGGTGAAGATGATTTGCAATGGTATGCAGAGGCTGCCTATTATTATCAACTTGCTTGCAATGGAGGCGTGCTTAAAGGATGTAGCAATCTTGGAGTCTTATATGAAAATGGACTTGGTGTAAAGCAGGATTATGCTACAAGTGCTCGGCTGTATAGCTATGCGTGTTCTTATGCTGAACCTGATGGGTGTAATAATTTAGGTATGCTTTCTCAAAAAGGAAAATTTGTTGTTAAAAACTATGCTAATGCAATGATGCTTTATAAACGTGCGTGTGCAGGTGGGAGTAGTGCAGGGTGTATGAATCTAGGTGATATGTATGCTAAAGGCATAGGTATGATAAAAAATAAAAAGAAGGCACTTAGTTTTTATGGACGAGCGTGTGATATAGGATTCCAAGAAGGGTGTGAGCTGTATAATCAATATACTCAATAG
- a CDS encoding tetratricopeptide repeat protein, with protein MRGKRVQITRVALILSLLCANVSFGESKNYTPLQKAYQAWLEGEFKRAVRLYENACASDDMGGCHALGTLYFQGSGVSQNYSVSASYYFKACNGGFAQSCSSLGVLYHYGLGVRQDYDIALNLYHRSCESGYARGCNNLGVMFEEGLGVRRDFKQAGLYYADSCLANDDKACFNLAEMFMEGKGVKKDRQKAMEYYGLSCDFGFQEGCDEYKALKLKEK; from the coding sequence ATGAGAGGTAAGAGAGTGCAAATAACAAGAGTAGCTTTAATTTTAAGCTTATTGTGCGCAAATGTAAGCTTTGGAGAATCAAAAAACTATACTCCTCTACAAAAAGCGTATCAGGCGTGGCTTGAGGGAGAATTTAAAAGAGCAGTGCGTCTGTATGAAAATGCTTGTGCTAGTGATGATATGGGTGGTTGCCACGCACTTGGAACTTTGTATTTTCAAGGAAGCGGAGTGAGTCAAAATTATTCTGTAAGTGCAAGTTATTATTTTAAGGCGTGTAATGGTGGCTTTGCACAATCGTGTAGCTCTTTAGGTGTGCTTTATCATTATGGTTTGGGAGTGAGGCAAGATTATGATATTGCTCTTAATCTTTATCATCGCTCTTGTGAATCGGGCTATGCGAGAGGTTGTAATAATTTGGGAGTGATGTTTGAGGAGGGCTTGGGTGTGAGGAGAGATTTTAAACAAGCAGGATTGTATTATGCAGATTCTTGTTTGGCAAATGATGATAAAGCGTGCTTTAATCTTGCAGAAATGTTTATGGAAGGCAAAGGTGTTAAAAAAGACAGGCAAAAAGCAATGGAATACTATGGCTTATCGTGTGATTTTGGCTTCCAAGAGGGCTGTGATGAATATAAAGCTCTGAAACTAAAGGAAAAATAA